The following are encoded together in the Pedobacter sp. D749 genome:
- a CDS encoding LD-carboxypeptidase, which yields MIKQPPYLKKGDKIALVCPAKKLPKRIDHAIALLESWGLEVIIGESVYASHHQFAGTDALRTKDIQRFLDDPSIKAIISGRGGYGTIRIIDDLDFTAFNKNPKWVVGFSDITVLLSHLVAQCNTQCMHAQMPYTFEESTPEALLSLQKALFGEKQSYEFESAFKNRAGEATGILIGGNLTLLAMLQGSVSEMDFQGKILFIEDVGEHEYSIDRMLRMLKRAGKLSHLKGLIVGAFNEIEDEKISFGQTVDEVIWDIVKEYDFPVCFNFPTGHINNNLSMVLGAGVNLKIETNNVQFKYL from the coding sequence ATGATTAAGCAGCCCCCGTATTTAAAAAAAGGAGATAAGATTGCCCTGGTATGTCCGGCAAAGAAATTACCCAAACGTATAGACCATGCCATAGCATTATTGGAAAGCTGGGGTTTGGAGGTTATTATTGGCGAAAGTGTATACGCCAGCCATCACCAGTTTGCAGGAACCGATGCTTTAAGAACTAAAGACATTCAGCGCTTTTTAGATGATCCGTCTATAAAAGCCATTATTTCGGGCCGTGGCGGTTATGGCACCATCCGGATTATTGATGACCTGGACTTTACAGCGTTTAACAAGAATCCTAAATGGGTTGTAGGTTTTAGCGATATTACTGTTCTGCTATCACACCTGGTTGCGCAATGTAATACCCAATGTATGCACGCGCAAATGCCCTACACATTTGAGGAGTCTACGCCAGAAGCTTTACTTTCTTTACAGAAGGCTTTATTCGGCGAAAAACAGTCGTACGAGTTTGAGAGTGCATTTAAAAACAGGGCAGGAGAGGCAACAGGAATTTTGATTGGCGGAAATTTAACTTTATTGGCCATGTTACAGGGTTCGGTATCAGAGATGGACTTTCAAGGTAAAATTCTTTTTATAGAGGACGTAGGAGAACACGAATATAGCATCGACCGCATGTTACGCATGTTAAAGCGGGCAGGCAAACTCAGCCATTTAAAAGGACTAATTGTTGGTGCTTTTAATGAAATTGAAGATGAAAAGATTTCATTCGGACAAACCGTTGATGAGGTAATTTGGGATATTGTTAAGGAATATGATTTCCCAGTTTGCTTTAATTTCCCAACGGGACATATTAATAACAACCTCAGTATGGTTTTAGGTGCCGGGGTGAATTTAAAAATAGAAACAAATAACGTTCAATTTAAATATTTATAA
- the metG gene encoding methionine--tRNA ligase, whose amino-acid sequence MDNSKIKRYTVTAALPYTNGPVHIGHLAGVYIPADIYARYLRSNKRDVKFICGSDENGVPITLKAKREGITPQEVVDKYHKIIGDSFKEFGVSFDIYHRTSSLTHHQTAADFFETLYEKGVFTEEITEQYYDATAKQFLADRYITGTCPKCGNENAYGDQCENCGSTLNATDLINPKSTLSGDKPILKETKNWFLPLDKYEDRLRTYIESHKEWRPNVYGQCQSWLNAGLQPRAMTRDLDWGVRVPLRDAEGKVLYVWFDAPIGYISATKELCNYAKLDVWNPKAEEYYISSYENDKCGWEEYWKSDETKLVHFIGKDNIVFHCIIFPAMLMAHGEYTLADNVPANEFLNLEGQKISTSKNWAVWLNEYLREFEGKQDVLRYVLTATAPETKDNDFTWKDFQARNNNELVAILGNFVNRVVVLTHKYFGGSVPTCMGITEVDQAVIDELAAYPAKISASIENYRFREALSEVMNVARLGNKYLAETEPWKLIKTDEDRVRTILHIALQIAANIQILIEPFLPFTAEKLMKMLKNGGHDWDDAGTVSLLKRGHDIGEAALLFDKIEDAEIDFQIEKLNQSKASNAANNVVAVPAKENIQFEDFSAIDIRVATIVAAEKVEKTKKLLKLTVNTGIDERTVVSGIAEYYKPEDIVGKQVSMIVNLAPREIKGILSQGMILMAENAEGKLTFVAPVEKFQEGSVIR is encoded by the coding sequence TTGGATAATAGTAAAATAAAAAGATATACCGTAACTGCAGCGCTTCCATATACCAATGGGCCAGTTCACATTGGGCACCTGGCTGGTGTTTACATCCCTGCAGATATTTATGCCCGTTATTTAAGGTCGAATAAACGCGATGTAAAATTCATCTGTGGTTCTGACGAAAATGGTGTACCCATTACTTTAAAAGCCAAAAGAGAAGGAATTACGCCGCAGGAAGTGGTAGATAAGTACCATAAAATTATTGGCGATTCTTTTAAAGAGTTTGGCGTATCTTTCGATATCTATCACCGCACTTCATCGCTTACGCATCACCAAACTGCTGCTGATTTCTTTGAAACACTTTATGAAAAAGGGGTGTTTACAGAAGAAATTACCGAACAATATTACGATGCTACGGCAAAACAATTTTTGGCCGATCGTTACATTACTGGTACCTGTCCTAAATGTGGTAACGAAAATGCTTATGGCGACCAATGCGAAAATTGCGGTTCTACCCTTAATGCTACCGATCTAATCAATCCAAAATCTACCCTATCAGGCGATAAACCAATTTTAAAAGAAACCAAAAACTGGTTTTTACCGCTTGATAAATACGAAGACCGTTTACGTACCTATATCGAAAGCCACAAAGAATGGCGCCCGAATGTATACGGCCAATGCCAAAGCTGGTTAAATGCTGGTTTGCAGCCAAGAGCAATGACACGTGATTTAGATTGGGGCGTGCGTGTTCCATTGCGCGATGCTGAAGGTAAAGTGCTTTATGTGTGGTTTGATGCGCCTATTGGATATATTTCAGCCACAAAAGAGCTTTGTAATTATGCCAAACTCGATGTGTGGAACCCTAAAGCCGAAGAATATTACATCAGCAGTTACGAAAACGATAAATGTGGTTGGGAAGAATACTGGAAAAGCGACGAAACTAAATTGGTTCACTTTATCGGTAAAGATAACATTGTTTTCCATTGCATTATTTTCCCGGCGATGTTAATGGCGCACGGCGAATATACCCTGGCTGATAATGTGCCCGCAAACGAATTTTTAAACCTGGAAGGTCAAAAAATATCGACTTCTAAAAACTGGGCGGTTTGGTTAAATGAATATTTAAGAGAGTTTGAAGGGAAACAAGATGTATTGCGTTATGTATTAACCGCAACGGCGCCTGAGACTAAAGACAATGATTTTACCTGGAAAGATTTTCAGGCAAGAAACAACAATGAACTGGTGGCCATACTTGGGAATTTCGTAAACCGGGTGGTGGTGCTTACGCATAAATACTTTGGTGGTTCAGTGCCAACCTGTATGGGAATTACTGAAGTAGATCAGGCTGTTATTGATGAACTGGCAGCTTACCCCGCAAAAATCTCAGCTTCTATCGAAAACTATCGTTTTAGAGAAGCATTATCAGAAGTAATGAATGTTGCCCGTTTAGGAAATAAATACCTGGCAGAAACAGAGCCCTGGAAGCTCATTAAAACCGACGAAGACCGTGTTAGAACCATCTTACACATTGCACTTCAAATTGCTGCCAATATCCAGATCCTGATTGAACCTTTTTTGCCATTTACAGCAGAAAAGTTAATGAAGATGCTTAAAAATGGCGGCCATGATTGGGATGATGCTGGTACCGTTAGCCTGTTAAAACGTGGCCACGATATTGGAGAAGCGGCGCTTTTATTTGATAAAATTGAAGATGCAGAAATCGACTTCCAGATCGAGAAATTGAACCAAAGCAAGGCCAGTAATGCGGCAAATAATGTAGTTGCTGTTCCGGCAAAAGAAAATATCCAGTTTGAAGATTTTTCGGCAATAGATATCCGTGTAGCCACTATTGTTGCTGCAGAAAAGGTAGAGAAAACCAAAAAGCTGTTAAAGTTAACGGTAAATACAGGCATTGATGAAAGAACCGTGGTTTCTGGCATTGCCGAATATTATAAACCTGAAGATATAGTGGGGAAACAAGTAAGTATGATCGTAAATCTTGCTCCACGCGAAATCAAAGGAATTCTATCGCAGGGAATGATCCTGATGGCAGAAAATGCCGAAGGTAAACTCACTTTTGTGGCACCTGTAGAAAAGTTCCAGGAAGGTAGTGTAATTAGATAG
- a CDS encoding SDR family oxidoreductase, with protein MKLTKNKILITGGASGIGFGLAERFIKENNTVIICGRRESALKEATEKLPSVITKVCDLAVKNDRIELYNWIAENHSDLNVLVNNAGIQYWMNINDSDFYQKADAEITTNILAPIHLTKLFSQLNSLDTIINVTSGLAFVPLSAVPVYCGTKAFMRSFTLSLRHSLKNSNIEVIEMIPPALNTDLGGKGIHNAYPAVSDFVESVFEQMKAGKTELTFGTSTDRADANNETIAAYFNRMNP; from the coding sequence ATGAAATTAACAAAAAATAAAATCCTGATTACCGGAGGGGCAAGCGGTATAGGTTTCGGACTGGCCGAAAGGTTTATTAAAGAAAATAACACCGTAATTATCTGTGGACGAAGAGAATCGGCTTTAAAGGAAGCCACAGAAAAACTACCTTCGGTTATAACCAAAGTATGCGATTTGGCCGTTAAAAATGATCGGATTGAGCTGTATAACTGGATTGCTGAAAACCATAGTGATTTAAATGTACTCGTTAATAATGCAGGCATTCAGTACTGGATGAACATTAACGACAGTGATTTTTACCAAAAAGCAGATGCTGAAATTACGACGAATATTTTAGCGCCAATCCATTTAACAAAACTATTTAGCCAGCTAAATTCGTTAGATACCATTATTAATGTAACATCGGGACTCGCATTTGTGCCTTTATCGGCAGTACCTGTTTACTGTGGCACTAAAGCATTTATGCGTTCTTTTACGCTCTCGTTACGCCATAGCCTAAAAAATTCAAATATAGAAGTTATTGAAATGATTCCGCCAGCATTAAATACCGATTTAGGCGGTAAAGGGATCCATAATGCATATCCGGCAGTAAGCGACTTTGTAGAATCGGTATTTGAGCAGATGAAAGCAGGTAAAACAGAATTAACTTTTGGTACGAGTACAGATAGGGCAGACGCCAATAACGAAACGATAGCTGCATATTTTAACCGAATGAACCCATAA
- a CDS encoding GIY-YIG nuclease family protein has product MSYFAYVIKSVHFDYFYKGHYEDLDKRLKEHNAGKTKSNKAYLPFIIFYYEEFPTRNEAIKREKYFKSASGRRYLKNKMVP; this is encoded by the coding sequence ATGAGTTACTTTGCCTATGTAATTAAAAGTGTACACTTTGATTATTTTTATAAAGGACATTATGAAGATTTAGATAAACGATTAAAAGAGCACAACGCAGGTAAGACTAAGTCAAATAAGGCTTATCTCCCCTTCATAATTTTTTACTATGAAGAATTTCCAACAAGGAATGAAGCAATTAAAAGAGAAAAATATTTTAAATCTGCTTCAGGAAGGCGATATTTGAAAAATAAAATGGTCCCGTAG
- a CDS encoding serine hydrolase has protein sequence MKKASLFLIFLIHLSFCFAQKKNSKVASDNRLKSQLDSLVEQSASIFMKNNGRVGMSIGVIQNGTPYLYNYGSTRLDRPVLPTANTVYELASITKTFGAALLAQAVLEKKVTLNDDIRKYLKEDYPNLNYNGTPITLLNLVNLTSGLPNWMPEKDLFSKAHPDSIPFILDSVHSVYSRQNLYRDLHNVKLQVMPGSVSRHCNTAAQLLGYIMEEVYQDSFENLLKIYICRPLKMKNTLLLGPGKLPREMAKGYDGKGRQMPVINWEALRVAASIASTSSDMLKYMAFQLNEENPAVKLAHQPTFGKVEDGAIALNWKIKKTGTGKRSISHTGGSLGFSSYMVYYPELNSGIVLLSNQADPSTQTDLIALADKIIHP, from the coding sequence ATGAAAAAAGCAAGCCTGTTTTTAATCTTTCTGATACATTTATCTTTCTGCTTTGCACAAAAAAAGAATAGCAAAGTAGCCAGCGATAACAGGTTGAAAAGTCAGCTAGATTCACTGGTAGAACAATCTGCCTCAATATTTATGAAAAATAATGGCAGGGTTGGCATGTCTATTGGGGTTATTCAAAACGGAACACCATATCTCTACAATTATGGCTCCACCCGATTAGACAGACCTGTATTGCCAACGGCAAATACGGTCTACGAACTTGCGTCTATTACCAAAACCTTTGGCGCTGCCTTACTTGCCCAGGCCGTTCTCGAAAAAAAGGTGACCCTTAATGATGATATCCGCAAGTACCTTAAAGAAGATTATCCCAATCTAAATTATAACGGAACACCAATCACCCTCCTGAACCTGGTCAACCTTACTTCCGGACTACCTAACTGGATGCCAGAAAAAGACCTGTTCTCAAAGGCCCATCCAGATTCGATACCATTTATCTTAGATTCGGTACACTCGGTTTATAGCAGGCAAAACCTTTACAGGGATTTGCACAACGTTAAATTACAAGTAATGCCCGGAAGCGTTAGCCGCCACTGTAATACAGCCGCCCAGCTGCTTGGTTATATCATGGAAGAAGTATACCAGGATTCTTTTGAGAATCTTTTGAAAATATATATATGCCGGCCGCTTAAAATGAAAAATACTTTACTCTTGGGGCCGGGAAAGTTGCCCCGTGAAATGGCAAAAGGTTACGACGGCAAAGGACGCCAGATGCCTGTGATTAATTGGGAGGCTTTACGGGTGGCAGCCAGCATTGCCTCTACCAGTTCGGATATGTTAAAGTACATGGCTTTCCAGCTCAACGAAGAAAACCCTGCGGTTAAGTTAGCCCACCAGCCAACCTTTGGAAAGGTGGAAGATGGGGCAATTGCCCTGAACTGGAAAATCAAAAAAACAGGCACCGGTAAACGCAGCATCTCTCATACTGGCGGAAGCTTAGGCTTTAGCAGTTATATGGTCTACTACCCGGAGTTGAATTCAGGCATTGTTTTGCTTTCTAACCAGGCAGATCCATCCACCCAAACCGACCTGATAGCCCTTGCAGATAAAATTATACATCCATAA
- a CDS encoding GIN domain-containing protein yields MKTLAKTLFAAALTAVLFTSSAMATIAAEPVKKETKTPSLSTFNRIWVSGNVKIVLTQGNKQNVEGAVNYDAAKTSLSTDGRTLFINSLETSQVTLNITVKDLERIEAYGQSVVVTSNNFDVKYLQLFLNQSATAKIKTTAGSLYTVVKGDAVLKLNGTAGQSTMIVSNIKNVKLADFASLKSASYASEAMMEAEQNAMVLAK; encoded by the coding sequence ATGAAAACCTTAGCAAAAACATTATTCGCAGCAGCATTAACAGCAGTATTATTTACCTCATCAGCCATGGCAACTATTGCCGCTGAGCCCGTTAAAAAAGAAACAAAAACTCCTTCCTTATCAACGTTCAACCGGATCTGGGTGAGCGGGAACGTGAAAATCGTTTTAACACAAGGTAATAAGCAAAATGTAGAAGGTGCCGTCAACTACGATGCTGCAAAAACCTCCCTATCAACTGATGGAAGAACCTTATTTATCAATTCGTTAGAAACAAGTCAGGTAACATTAAATATTACCGTAAAAGATTTAGAAAGAATAGAAGCTTATGGTCAATCTGTCGTGGTAACCAGCAATAATTTCGATGTAAAATACCTTCAGTTATTTTTAAACCAAAGTGCTACAGCAAAAATTAAAACTACAGCAGGCAGTTTATATACCGTTGTTAAAGGTGATGCAGTATTAAAATTAAATGGTACTGCTGGCCAAAGTACTATGATTGTAAGCAATATAAAAAATGTAAAATTAGCTGACTTTGCCAGTCTTAAATCAGCATCCTATGCTTCTGAAGCGATGATGGAAGCCGAGCAAAATGCAATGGTTTTAGCAAAATAG
- a CDS encoding SH3 domain-containing protein: MKAFILSIALMFCYFIGNCQKISTLGTVNESKLGRCTGSAYCSACKNCSRCAHCASGGTCGVCSPVESQTPVYSSPRKKASSSRPRSSASGQQKKQSLSAEKSNIKSYVSESLSAVKLKEISLRSGPGLSYPIIETLKRNQKVQRLAKKGEWVKVKVLSSGTTGYCNLAGITNILYE, from the coding sequence ATGAAAGCATTTATTTTGTCAATAGCATTGATGTTCTGTTATTTTATTGGCAATTGCCAAAAGATATCTACACTTGGCACAGTCAATGAAAGCAAGTTAGGAAGATGCACTGGTTCAGCTTATTGTTCGGCATGTAAAAATTGTTCCCGTTGTGCCCACTGTGCGAGTGGAGGCACCTGTGGGGTATGCTCACCTGTTGAATCGCAAACCCCAGTATACTCCAGCCCCCGCAAAAAAGCATCTAGCTCCAGGCCGAGATCATCTGCATCTGGTCAGCAGAAAAAGCAATCCTTAAGCGCTGAAAAGAGCAATATAAAAAGTTACGTTTCTGAATCTTTATCAGCGGTAAAGCTCAAAGAAATCAGTCTTCGCTCAGGGCCAGGATTATCCTATCCTATTATTGAAACGCTAAAGCGTAATCAAAAAGTGCAACGGCTTGCAAAAAAGGGAGAGTGGGTAAAAGTGAAAGTCCTATCGTCTGGAACTACTGGTTACTGTAATCTGGCAGGAATAACTAATATCCTGTACGAATAA
- a CDS encoding peptidoglycan-binding protein yields the protein MATVKIFFGIVCFALVSGHSLPGRDNINQAPNTAMPDRAKLLCIAKNEVGVRELSGHNDGPRVAAYLRYTGVEQGSPWCAAFVSWVFSQAGYAAPRTPWSPALFPFDKRTEQIRPAVVFGIYFSHLKRIAHCGFVERQEGDWLITIEGNTNMEGSREGDGVYRKRRSVKAIKYFADWINKKGEGNEN from the coding sequence ATGGCAACAGTTAAGATTTTTTTTGGCATCGTTTGCTTTGCTCTTGTTAGCGGGCATAGCCTGCCTGGCCGCGATAACATAAACCAGGCGCCGAACACGGCCATGCCCGATAGGGCAAAGCTGTTGTGCATTGCAAAAAACGAAGTAGGTGTGCGCGAACTTTCCGGACACAACGATGGGCCGCGGGTAGCTGCATACCTGCGTTATACAGGTGTTGAACAGGGCAGCCCCTGGTGTGCGGCTTTTGTAAGTTGGGTTTTTAGCCAGGCCGGCTACGCTGCACCACGTACCCCCTGGAGCCCGGCCTTATTTCCATTCGATAAACGCACCGAACAGATACGCCCCGCAGTAGTATTCGGCATCTACTTCAGCCACCTGAAGCGCATAGCCCACTGTGGGTTTGTGGAGCGGCAGGAAGGCGATTGGCTCATTACCATAGAAGGGAATACCAATATGGAAGGTAGTAGAGAAGGAGATGGGGTGTACCGGAAACGGAGGTCAGTAAAAGCCATCAAATACTTCGCCGATTGGATCAATAAGAAAGGAGAGGGTAATGAAAACTGA
- a CDS encoding DUF6266 family protein produces the protein MATYSKGANGAFSGKVGSVIGSNWRSIDYMKGLSKKSSKPTTNKQLAQRSKFSLAPLYLSPIKDILNIGFKDKQLNKITGYNAAVKIFLNQAVSGSYPDFVIDFSQVVLSKGSLSVFHGLNAALQGADLVLNWQSILNRYNSYTDDVLTVVLFNATKSMYLVYEDAQRAAMTYTAVIGAGFSGDVFHGWAFAVKRDAMAVANSQYLGTYTIP, from the coding sequence ATGGCAACTTATTCAAAAGGCGCAAATGGCGCATTCTCGGGTAAAGTAGGCAGTGTAATTGGCAGCAACTGGCGCAGCATAGATTACATGAAAGGCCTGTCCAAAAAAAGCAGTAAACCCACTACCAACAAGCAGCTGGCGCAACGCAGCAAATTTTCCCTTGCCCCGCTCTACCTGAGCCCTATTAAAGACATTTTAAACATTGGCTTTAAAGATAAACAGCTGAACAAAATTACAGGCTACAATGCAGCGGTAAAAATCTTCTTAAACCAGGCGGTTAGCGGTAGCTACCCGGATTTTGTGATCGATTTTTCGCAGGTGGTGCTTAGTAAAGGTTCGCTCTCGGTTTTCCATGGCCTTAATGCAGCCCTGCAAGGTGCAGATCTGGTACTGAACTGGCAGAGCATTTTAAACCGCTATAATTCATATACCGATGATGTGCTTACAGTAGTGCTTTTTAACGCTACCAAAAGCATGTACCTGGTTTACGAAGACGCGCAGCGCGCCGCAATGACTTACACCGCGGTAATTGGCGCCGGCTTTAGTGGTGATGTTTTTCATGGGTGGGCTTTTGCAGTGAAACGCGATGCCATGGCCGTGGCAAACAGCCAGTACCTGGGTACCTATACCATTCCTTAG
- a CDS encoding helix-turn-helix domain-containing protein: protein MNNIDALVQVMYNIYLVLNKEQLTFTFIDLFGDPDTQLTRQQVKDYLNISESTYKRKVKDGTLKPVKLPGGDRFYLKDLLAAYLESQRKGRI from the coding sequence ATGAATAACATTGACGCACTGGTACAGGTAATGTACAATATTTACCTCGTACTCAACAAAGAACAACTCACCTTTACTTTTATCGATCTTTTCGGAGACCCTGATACGCAACTCACCCGCCAGCAGGTTAAAGATTACTTAAACATTAGCGAAAGCACCTACAAACGTAAGGTAAAAGATGGCACATTAAAGCCTGTAAAACTACCTGGCGGCGATCGTTTTTACCTGAAGGATCTGCTGGCCGCCTACCTGGAAAGCCAGCGAAAAGGCAGAATCTGA
- a CDS encoding Crp/Fnr family transcriptional regulator: MENENYFKRIEFYLMPSHGLKCYLNYIKREDKFEKKQTIKIDELFCSSLLFIDKGTLRLYAVKEEEETTILFWQKNRFLTSLLMLEEYAEKEFYVEFLEDSTIIRYKEIHTSNLYKLFDEFGGFVNKLYQHQIAELILHATSLAHLNSTARFNNLMKSKPELFNLCELKIIANYLGIHPKVLSRLRAKAVKR; this comes from the coding sequence ATGGAAAATGAAAATTATTTTAAAAGAATCGAATTCTATTTAATGCCATCCCATGGGCTAAAATGTTATCTGAACTACATTAAACGGGAGGACAAGTTCGAAAAGAAACAAACCATTAAAATAGATGAGCTATTCTGCTCTAGCCTGCTCTTTATTGATAAAGGAACATTAAGGCTATATGCTGTTAAAGAAGAAGAGGAAACAACCATCCTGTTCTGGCAGAAAAACCGCTTTCTCACATCATTATTAATGTTGGAAGAATATGCGGAAAAAGAATTTTATGTAGAATTTCTGGAAGACTCCACAATCATCAGATATAAAGAAATTCATACCTCCAACCTGTACAAGCTATTCGATGAATTCGGGGGATTTGTAAACAAACTTTACCAGCACCAGATTGCAGAGCTGATCCTGCACGCCACATCACTGGCACATCTGAACAGCACCGCCCGCTTTAATAACCTGATGAAATCGAAACCTGAACTGTTTAACCTCTGCGAACTCAAAATAATCGCAAACTATTTAGGCATCCATCCAAAAGTTTTGAGCCGTTTAAGGGCAAAAGCGGTAAAAAGGTAA
- a CDS encoding MauE/DoxX family redox-associated membrane protein, producing the protein MKVSLSKSAYHTGYLLLIILWGTTAASKLGNLNEFKNELAKQVFSENLATFLLIAVPLSEIISATLLAFNKTRLYGLIASLLLITAFTVYIALILAGYFSKVPCSCGGVLKMLGWKPHLIFNLAFTAITITTLYIHLKQEARDKEL; encoded by the coding sequence ATGAAAGTAAGTTTAAGTAAAAGCGCATACCATACAGGCTACCTTCTCCTGATTATTTTATGGGGCACTACCGCTGCAAGTAAACTTGGCAACCTTAACGAATTTAAAAACGAACTGGCCAAACAGGTTTTCTCAGAAAACTTAGCTACATTTCTGCTTATCGCCGTACCGCTCTCCGAAATTATTTCGGCTACCCTGCTTGCCTTTAACAAAACCAGGTTATATGGCCTTATTGCATCGCTACTGTTAATTACTGCTTTTACCGTTTACATCGCCCTCATACTGGCAGGCTATTTCAGCAAAGTACCCTGTAGCTGTGGCGGTGTATTAAAAATGCTCGGCTGGAAACCGCACCTCATTTTCAACCTTGCATTCACTGCAATAACAATAACCACTTTATACATTCACCTAAAACAGGAGGCACGTGACAAAGAGTTATAA
- a CDS encoding RagB/SusD family nutrient uptake outer membrane protein: MRNSIVYFIICLTTAMMFSCKKYLDLKSDAKIVTPGSLTDIQALLDDSPIMNTRTTPSFSETSADDYFLPPASYNAQPVNGQRFYQWLPVDVRYGNDWSYAYQAIYNCNIALELLDKIDRTAVNGTAWDNVKGSALFFRSFYFLLLSADYARAYNEATADSDPGIMLRISSDFNLKVKRAPVRECYQRITGDLEIASALLPDIAVHPMRPSRAAACALLARTYLYMGNYGAGLKWSAESLQLNGKLMDYNNDPGVAGLAANVPFRKYNAETLFYAEMCPAFSIHATSRARIDSVLYAAYQANDLRKTAYFKTVSGYQQYKGSYAESASVFFSGIANDEVYLTRAECNAFLGNLGSAMADLNTLLKSRWKSNAVFVPVTASDRLDALAKIRLERRKSLLMRGMRWIDIKRYNREGGNILISRNITGKMVSLQPNASYYALPVPVDIIEQAGVEQN; the protein is encoded by the coding sequence ATGAGAAATTCAATTGTTTATTTCATCATCTGCTTGACTACGGCAATGATGTTTTCCTGCAAAAAATACCTTGATCTGAAATCTGATGCAAAGATTGTAACGCCCGGCAGCCTTACCGATATTCAGGCCTTGCTGGATGATTCCCCGATCATGAATACCCGCACCACTCCGAGTTTCTCGGAAACCTCTGCCGACGATTATTTTTTGCCACCCGCCAGTTACAATGCCCAGCCCGTTAACGGGCAACGCTTTTATCAATGGCTGCCTGTTGATGTGAGGTACGGCAATGACTGGAGCTATGCTTACCAGGCAATATATAACTGTAATATTGCACTGGAGCTTTTGGATAAGATCGATAGAACGGCCGTTAATGGCACCGCATGGGACAATGTTAAAGGATCTGCACTATTTTTCCGTTCTTTTTATTTCCTGTTGCTCAGTGCAGATTATGCCAGGGCCTATAATGAGGCCACCGCCGATTCCGATCCGGGGATTATGTTAAGGATCTCTTCAGATTTCAATTTAAAAGTTAAAAGGGCTCCGGTGCGCGAATGCTACCAAAGGATTACCGGTGATCTGGAAATTGCCTCGGCACTGCTCCCTGATATTGCGGTACATCCTATGCGGCCTTCAAGGGCAGCTGCATGTGCGCTTCTCGCCCGGACTTATCTTTATATGGGGAATTACGGGGCCGGATTAAAATGGAGCGCTGAATCTCTGCAGCTGAACGGCAAACTGATGGATTACAATAATGACCCTGGTGTGGCGGGACTGGCTGCAAATGTGCCTTTCCGCAAATATAATGCAGAGACGCTTTTTTATGCCGAAATGTGCCCGGCCTTTAGCATACATGCAACCAGCAGGGCAAGGATCGATTCGGTGCTTTATGCAGCTTACCAGGCAAATGATCTTCGCAAAACGGCATACTTTAAAACGGTAAGCGGCTACCAGCAGTATAAAGGTAGCTATGCAGAAAGTGCTTCGGTATTCTTTTCCGGAATTGCCAATGACGAAGTTTACCTTACCCGGGCAGAGTGCAATGCCTTTCTGGGTAATCTGGGATCGGCGATGGCTGATCTGAATACCCTTTTAAAATCCAGGTGGAAAAGCAATGCGGTTTTTGTGCCTGTTACCGCATCAGACCGCCTGGATGCACTGGCCAAGATCAGGCTGGAACGGCGAAAGTCGCTGCTGATGCGCGGAATGAGGTGGATAGATATTAAACGCTATAACAGGGAGGGTGGAAATATCCTGATCTCCAGGAATATTACCGGGAAAATGGTCAGTCTCCAGCCAAATGCATCTTATTACGCGTTGCCGGTTCCCGTTGATATTATCGAACAGGCTGGTGTTGAGCAGAATTAA